A window of Maioricimonas rarisocia genomic DNA:
TACGCCTTCAGATCGTTAGACAACACCTGCACACCGGTGTTCGTCAGGCGACGCCTGGCCTACGGCCAATAGCGAGCATTTCACATCCCTCACGCCTCGGGACTCGACTCTCGAGCCTGCTCCGCCTCGTGCCGGCGGCGATCCAGAAACGACTGCAGCATGATCTGAGCCGCCAGCATATCGAGACGTTCCTTGCGTCGGTGCCACGGAACACCGGCATCGCGGAGGTAATCTTCCGCCACCGCCGAGGTGAACCGCTCGTCCCAGTAGCAGACCGGCCGGCCCGTCACCTCGCCCACCCACTTGCCAAACACACGGGCCTCGGCTGCCTTCGTCCCTTCCTCGCCGCCGGTGTGACGGGGAAGGCCGACGACAACACCGACGATGCGATTCTCGTCGACCACTTCCTTGAGGTAGCGGGCATCCGCTTTCTCCCCCCGGCGGGTGTAGTTGTCAAAGGGACTGGCGATCGACTGCTCCGGCGTCGAGACGGCCACGCCCACCCGGACCGTGCCGTAGTCGAGCCCCATCAGGCGTCCGTCATTCGGGACGGCCGCCATGGCCGCGTCGTCATCGAGCGGCTTCCCGCCTGGCTGTTCAGAGGAGTCGCTCATGTCCCGATTCCTTCAGACGGGAGACCAGCTGCTTGATGGCGTTCTCGTCGTCGGTTTGTGCAACCAGTGTGGCGTCCGACGTATGAACGATGATGCAGCCGTCGAGGCCAAGCGTCGCGATCATGTGATCGTCGCTGGAACGGATCACGCAGTTGCGCGTCTCGACGCCGCAGTGCGTTCCGAGGACGGTATTGCCGTCGTCGTCCTGGCCATGCAGTCGGGGCATCGCGTGCCAGCTTCCGACATCATCCCAGCGAAACGGAGCTTCGAGCACGCAGAGGCTGCCCCGTTCGCGCTCGAGGACGGCATAGTCGATCGAGATCGAGTTCATTGTGGGGAACTCCTTCTCGAGCGCCTCCTGCCAGCCGGGCGTGCCGATCTGCTCGGCAAGCCGCTGCAGGGCCGCGTGCATCTCCGGTTCGTGCGTCTGGAGTGCATCCAGAATCCGGCTCGCCTTCCAGACGAAGATGCCGCAGTTCCAGTAGAAGCGACCGCTTTCGACGTACTCTTCGGCAACGTCGCGATCCGGTTTCTCACGGAAGGAGGCGACGGCGTACGCGCGATCGGAGCCGGCCACGGCATCACCCCGCTCGATGTAGCCGAACCCGGTCGCCGGGTAGTTCGGCGGGACTCCGAACAGCACCAGACGCTCCGGATCGTCGGTCACCAGCTTTGCCGCCGACTCAACCGCTTCGCGAAAGACCGGCGGCGGCCCGATGACGTGGTCGGCCGGCATCACCAGCATGACAGCCTCGGGATCCTGCCGCTGCAGGTGGATCGCCGCCAGACCGATGCAGGGAGCCGTATTGCGGGCGCACGGCTCGACGAGGATCTGGTCCCGCGGGACTTCCGGGAGGTGGCGTGCGGTTTCGTCGGCCTGGACGGCATTGGTGACCACCCACGCATTTCCCGGATCGATCCAGGGCGTGCAGCGATCCAGCGTTCCCTGGATCATCGAACGGTCGCCGGCCAGCCGCAGAAACTGCTTCGGCATCGACTGCCGGCTTTCGGGCCAGAAGCGGGTACCGCTTCCCCCGGCCATGATGACGGCATGGAGCATGCTCTGTTTCTTTCACCCCGGAGGAGAAGACGCTGAAAAAGATCGACGGCTTCGCGCATCGCACGCGACTGATCGCTGGTCGGTCAGCGTGTGCGACGACAGGGCAGCTTAGTGCGCGTCGCCGACCTTGTGCAGCAGTCGTTTTCCGATGTTGGCCCGCTCTTCAGAAAACTACTCGAGGACCGTATTGGAATCGAACCGGGAGCCCGTCGGCAGCTTCGCCGCCAGTTGCCGGGCGTCGAGGGCGTACAGCGGGCTGATTTCGACGATGACGCCGTCGGCCACTTCGGCCCCGGCGTCCTGCAACCACTGGCGGTGCAGCCGGATCATCGCGTCGCGCGATGTCGCCGGCGAGTCCTTTCCCTCGGCGTTCTTGACCGGATTGAACTCGCGGTCCCGGTCTGCCTCGACGACCAGAGCGGTTTTTGCTTCCGGCAGAGCGTCGAAGATGAACTGCTCGAACTTGTTGGCGTTCTTGTCGTCCGGCTCGACCGGTTCGCCTGCTTCGTTGAGGCAGGGAACCGGCTTGTGGGCGATGTGGTACGGCAGGTCGATGCCGTCCCGGTTGAGCCGCTGCAGAAATGCCAGGCTGAAGGCGTGAATGGCCGTATTTCCGGCCCACAGCAGCAGGCCCCCTTCGTCGTCGGTCGCCTGGGCCCGCTCATCCGGAAGGTCGCTGTACTCGATGATTTCGGTCTGTCCGTCGACGCTGACCATCACCCCCATCTTCTCGGCGGCCGACTCCTTCGCGACGACCTTGGTCGACATGTCGGAGCCCTGCTGCTCGTGGAAGCCGAGAAAGACCGGGTCGCACATGATGGCGGTCGGATTGTCGACCTGATGGTAATACAGGTGCTCCAGCCCCCGTTCCTGCATGATGTCCAGCATTCCGGTCCGGGCCAGGGCCTTCAGAATCCCGCCGTGGCCGTCCGGGCTGGTCGCCACGCGGTGCTTTTCGGCCAGCAGGATCGTCGGTTCCTTATGGTCGACGGCCGGCATCGAGCCCTGCTGGAAGAAGTACACGTCCTCTTTCGGCAGGCCGAAATAGTTGTTCTCTTCGAAGCAGGCGACCGTGTCGGCATGCGTTGCCGCACTGGTCATGATGAAGTACGGGATCGGCTGTCCGGCATCGCGGGAGCGGGCGGCGAGTTGCTCGCAGTGGAACTGGAACAGCATCTTGTTGCTGACCGGTCCGATGGGAAACATCCCCTTCGGCTGGTCGAACCCGAGCCGCGTCCCCTGGCCGCCGGCGACGAGGACGGCGCCCACCTTGCCGGCCCGCAGCAGATCCAGTCCCCGGGACTCGGCGGCGTTCCAGTCGGACTGGTCGGCGTCGGTGCTGGGCAGGCGGAGGAGGTTTTCGGGGGGCTCCGCTTTGGCGGCCCGATCGTGGGACGACGCGGCCGCGGCATCGGCGTCGCTGGCGTCACGCTGGGCGATCAGCCGCTCCATCAGCGGGAAATCGATCTCTTCCAGCTGGGCGAGCAGAGACGACTGCTGCGTCTCGTCGAGGTCATCCCACCACCGAACGAGATGCGTCTGTCCGTACTGCGAAAGGGTTTCCTGGATCGACTGCGGCAGTTGCATGGACCTGTCCAACGTGTACTGGCGTGTGAGACCCGGAGCGGTGTCCGGATCGTAACTCATTGCCCGTTCTGCGGGAAACCGCGTGCGGGCGAACGGCATTCAAACCCGGGGCAAAACGCTCTGCAAACGGCATTCCGCCTGCTAAACTGCCGCCTCCGACCCGGGCGACAGACAGACCGTGACCACCTCCGCCACTGTGATATCGCCGGCGGGGTGCCCTCCCGGTGCATCTCTCCTCGGGAAGGTCAGTGGAGACGTTTCTCGACATCGGTTCGGTTGGGTCACGAACCACCATTGAAACCACACAGGGTTAAGATCATGAGTGCAGAACAGACGCCCCGCGTGGGGATCGTGATGGGAAGCAAGTCCGACTGGGACACGATGAAGCATTGCCGCGACATGCTGAAGGAATTCGGCATCGTTGCAGACTGCCGTGTCCTCTCGGCTCACCGCACGCCACATGCCGCCGCTGAATGGGCCGAAACCGCAGAAGAACGGGGCCTCGAAGTGGTCATTGCCGCCGCCGGTGGTGCCGCTCACCTGGCCGGCGTGATGGCCGCCCATACCGTGCTTCCGGTGCTCGGCGTGCCGATGTCCGCCTGGTCGCTGGACGGCCTCGACTCGCTGCTGTCGACCGCACAGATGCCGCGGGGCATCCCGGTCGGTACGCTGGCGATCGGCAAGGCGGGTGCGGTGAACGCCGCTCTGCTGGCGGTCAGCATCATGGCCACGAAGGAGCCGGCCCTGCGGGACAAGCTGAAGGAGTACCGCAAGTCCCAGACCGAGACGATCCTCGAGCAGAAGCTGGACTGATCCGCTTCGGACAACCAGCACGGGGACACTGCTGTGCCCGGACGAACGGACGACATTCGGACGACGCAAACTTTGGCAGGCCGCATCGCTCGCGGTACGCCGCACCTGTCCGCTCCGTTCGTGCTGATGCTGTGCGGAATGATTCTGTCGGGTGGATGTGCGCCGGAGCAGGAACCTGCCGGCGCCTCCTCCCACCCGGCCGCTACGAACGCGTCGTCTCCTCCCCCCGCGATCGCGGACAGTGAGCCCACGCGAGCCACCAACGCTCCGCCACCCGCCGAACCTGCAGCGTCCGAGGCCCCCGCGCCGGCAGAGAACCCCGCGCCTCCCTCGACTGAGCCGGAGGACCCGCTCCCCGAAACGCAGCCCGTTCCGGTGATGAACGTCTACCGGCCGGACGACAACCGGGTCCGATATGATCCGGACGCCGCTGCCGAGTTCGGCATCCAGCGGTACACGTCGACGCACCTTGAACTCTGGACCGATATCGATCCGGAGGAGGCGGAGCTGCTGCCGCCGCTGATGGATCAGGCACTCGTCGCCCTGGGGGAATACTTCGGACCGCCGCTCCCCGCGCGTGACGGAGAACCGTTTCAGTTGACCGGCTACATCATGCAGGACAAGGACCGGTTCCGCGCCGCCGGCATGCTGCCCGAAGATGTGGAAGAGTTCGCCCACGGACGTCATCGGGACTACGAGTTCTGGATGAACGATCAGGAGTACGACTATTACCGTCGGCACCTGATGATTCACGAAGGAACTCACTGCTTCATGATGATCATGCCGGCCACCGTCCGACCGCCGATCTGGTACCTCGAAGGGATGGCGGAGCTGTTCGGCACTCATCGCACTGCCGCGGATGGCACGGCGGAGTTCCGCGTCATGCCGGAAACGCCCGAACGCTTCGTCGGCTTCGGCCGCATCACGATGGTTGCCGAATCCATTGCCGAAGGTGAGGATCGCTCCGTCAAGGGAATGACCGAACTGTCCGCCAACGACTTCATCTCCCGCAAGGATCGCCCCTACGCCTGGAGCTGGGCGTTCTGCAAGTTTCTCGATACCCACCCTCGCTACCGGGAGCGGTTCCGCGAGCTGAGCCGGTATCTGACCAGCCAGGCCTTCTACCGCCATCTGCAGACCGCCTATACGGCCGACATGGCCGCCCTCTGGATCGAATGGGAACTGTTCGCCCACAATCTCTGCTACGGCTACGACATCGAACGGGCCGCGATCGATTTCGTCGAGGGAGTGCCGCTCGACCCGGGAGGACAGGTGACACTCGACGTCAATGCCGCGGCCGGCTGGCAGTCGAGCGTCGTCCAGGTTGAAGCCGGCAAAACGTACACGATCGAGTCCGAAGGACGGACCACCCTCGCCGACCAACCCCGGCCCTGGATCAGCGAACCGCAGGGGATCACGATCGAATACGCGGCGGGCAAGCCGATCGGACGTCTCGTCGCGGCCATCCAGAGCAAGACACCCCCGGATGCCGACGGGAACGGCAGCCTGCGGAAGGTCATCGATGTGGGCCGGGGGATGCAACTGGTCCCGAAGGTCAGCGGCACGCTCTACCTTCGTGTCAACGACGACTGGAGCTCGCTCGCCAACAACAGCGGAGCGTACTCCGTCACGATCCGCCGTGAAGCCGATTGAGACGCACCTGACCCGTGGCGTGAGGATTCTGTGGGCGGATTTCGATCCAGAGTCTGATGAGCCGAGGGTGGCCGGGGTCGCAACGAGCAAAGCGAGTGCAGCCTCCCGGCGGGTGGCTTCTATGAACGCCCGTTGCGAGTCAAGTGTCGTCTACTGCATGGTTCGAACTTTCCGGAAATCCGAACCGAACTGTGTGTCCCAGTCTTCTATCCGAGCATCCGGACGCGGTCCGTAGCCCATGTGGGGTTTTTCGAAAGAGACCGACTGCCCCACCTGGCGACGAGCAGGCTCTCCGTCAGGAGAGACGATCCCAAGCCACCCTCGAGCTCGTCAGTCTCACGGGCCACAGTTCGATTCAGCATCTCCTCTCAAAGAATTCTGTCTGTTCGTCGCTCGTCCGCAGTATCCTCCGCGGAGTGCACGTCAGGGGCTGAGCAGTCGCTCCGGCTGCATGTGGTGATACAGTCGACGCACCCAGCGGTTGGCGACCGCCGCCACAATCACGTTGTACTCCTTGCCCTGTTTCTTGAGACGGTGGGCAAATGCCTTCCAGTGAGGGTCAAAGTTGATCAGTCGGTGGGCCGCCTGAATGAGCACCTGCCGCAGGTGGTTGTTGCCCGCCTTGACCAGGCCGGCATCGGCCTGTCGTTTTCCGGACGAGGCGTTCCTGGGCGTGACTCCGCAGTAGCGGGCCAGCTGCTTGCCGGAGTTGAACCGTTCGAAGTGGGCAATCTCGGCCCGCATGGTGATCGCGGTGATCCAGCCGACGCCGTCCAGGGACAGCAGGCGGGCCACGACGGCGTCGCCCTTGGTCACCTTCTTGAGTTGGGCTTCGACGCGGCCGATCTTCTCCTTGATCCGTTCGAGTTCCTCGATGTGTTCATCGCGGACGAAGGTCGTGATTTCGTTCATCTCAGTGGCTTTCAGCCACGCCAACCAGGCCCGGGTCCAGGGATTGATGTCTTTCGGGGCCTTCAGTCGCAGACCTCGCAAGAGGGCACGGATTCGCAGTTTGATTTCGGTCTGTCGTTTCACGTACTGGGTTCTCAGTCGCACGAGCGTCCGCAGATCCTGGATCTCCTGCGGTGCCAGCCAGACGCGGGGCAGATAGCCGATCCGGACCAGGTCCGCGAGGATGAATGCGTCCGCCTTATCGCTCTTGTCGGGGTTCTGCTTCATGCGATTGACGATCCCCGCATGTCCCAGTCGGACGGACCAACCGGCCCGTTCGATGAGTTCGTGTGCCAGGTGTGCTGCTCCGTTGCAGGCTTCGAGTGATGCCTCCACGGTGAACTGTTCGCAGCCGTCCGGAAGCGTGTGCTCGACCAGGGACGCGACGTCACACCAGTGGTTGTCCACATCGCGGCTGGCGAGGACGTTGCCCTGGGAATCCATCACGCACACCCTCACAGAATCGTCGTGGTAGTCGAGTCCGACAAAACGTGCTACGGTCGACATGCTCGTTGCTCCTTCGGGAGGATTTCGTGGTTTGACTCAATCGAAGTCTAACCGATACGAGCAACGAGCTTTCATCCCCATCTGGTGGTCGTCGTGCAGCGACGCCCCCAGCATGCGGCCCTGTAGGGTGTGTCACGGCAAGCTACGCTTGTGGCGCCCCATCCGGGCAGGCGTCTCTCGTCGGGCAACCTCCGCGACGCACCACCCGTATTGGAACACGTCCACAACGTCTGAGGGCAGACAGGAATCAGTAGTTCCAAGCTTAGGTGATCGCCACAGAGGGTTCTTGTGTCAGCACTTGCGTGGTCGGCAGGTCAAGAAGCTCGATTAACTGCTGCTGGAAATGCTGCTGCGTCAGACGTTCACGCCATGGCTTCTTCTGTTGCCCCAGAGTGAGCAGTGCCCAGGCATTGGCGAGGATGAACGACAGGATCTGCAGGAAGCGA
This region includes:
- a CDS encoding IS110 family RNA-guided transposase, whose product is MSTVARFVGLDYHDDSVRVCVMDSQGNVLASRDVDNHWCDVASLVEHTLPDGCEQFTVEASLEACNGAAHLAHELIERAGWSVRLGHAGIVNRMKQNPDKSDKADAFILADLVRIGYLPRVWLAPQEIQDLRTLVRLRTQYVKRQTEIKLRIRALLRGLRLKAPKDINPWTRAWLAWLKATEMNEITTFVRDEHIEELERIKEKIGRVEAQLKKVTKGDAVVARLLSLDGVGWITAITMRAEIAHFERFNSGKQLARYCGVTPRNASSGKRQADAGLVKAGNNHLRQVLIQAAHRLINFDPHWKAFAHRLKKQGKEYNVIVAAVANRWVRRLYHHMQPERLLSP
- the ruvX gene encoding Holliday junction resolvase RuvX, translated to MSDSSEQPGGKPLDDDAAMAAVPNDGRLMGLDYGTVRVGVAVSTPEQSIASPFDNYTRRGEKADARYLKEVVDENRIVGVVVGLPRHTGGEEGTKAAEARVFGKWVGEVTGRPVCYWDERFTSAVAEDYLRDAGVPWHRRKERLDMLAAQIMLQSFLDRRRHEAEQARESSPEA
- a CDS encoding mannose-1-phosphate guanylyltransferase — encoded protein: MLHAVIMAGGSGTRFWPESRQSMPKQFLRLAGDRSMIQGTLDRCTPWIDPGNAWVVTNAVQADETARHLPEVPRDQILVEPCARNTAPCIGLAAIHLQRQDPEAVMLVMPADHVIGPPPVFREAVESAAKLVTDDPERLVLFGVPPNYPATGFGYIERGDAVAGSDRAYAVASFREKPDRDVAEEYVESGRFYWNCGIFVWKASRILDALQTHEPEMHAALQRLAEQIGTPGWQEALEKEFPTMNSISIDYAVLERERGSLCVLEAPFRWDDVGSWHAMPRLHGQDDDGNTVLGTHCGVETRNCVIRSSDDHMIATLGLDGCIIVHTSDATLVAQTDDENAIKQLVSRLKESGHERLL
- the purE gene encoding 5-(carboxyamino)imidazole ribonucleotide mutase; the encoded protein is MSAEQTPRVGIVMGSKSDWDTMKHCRDMLKEFGIVADCRVLSAHRTPHAAAEWAETAEERGLEVVIAAAGGAAHLAGVMAAHTVLPVLGVPMSAWSLDGLDSLLSTAQMPRGIPVGTLAIGKAGAVNAALLAVSIMATKEPALRDKLKEYRKSQTETILEQKLD
- a CDS encoding UTP--glucose-1-phosphate uridylyltransferase → MQLPQSIQETLSQYGQTHLVRWWDDLDETQQSSLLAQLEEIDFPLMERLIAQRDASDADAAAASSHDRAAKAEPPENLLRLPSTDADQSDWNAAESRGLDLLRAGKVGAVLVAGGQGTRLGFDQPKGMFPIGPVSNKMLFQFHCEQLAARSRDAGQPIPYFIMTSAATHADTVACFEENNYFGLPKEDVYFFQQGSMPAVDHKEPTILLAEKHRVATSPDGHGGILKALARTGMLDIMQERGLEHLYYHQVDNPTAIMCDPVFLGFHEQQGSDMSTKVVAKESAAEKMGVMVSVDGQTEIIEYSDLPDERAQATDDEGGLLLWAGNTAIHAFSLAFLQRLNRDGIDLPYHIAHKPVPCLNEAGEPVEPDDKNANKFEQFIFDALPEAKTALVVEADRDREFNPVKNAEGKDSPATSRDAMIRLHRQWLQDAGAEVADGVIVEISPLYALDARQLAAKLPTGSRFDSNTVLE